A region of the Leopardus geoffroyi isolate Oge1 chromosome C2, O.geoffroyi_Oge1_pat1.0, whole genome shotgun sequence genome:
ttcgAACACCTGTTCCTTGGATTCTTGAAACATCTACAGTCGCTGCTCCACAGTCATTGCCCAGCCGCTGTCCGGGCCATCTCGGGTTTCACGactattgattgattttttttccttaactggTGGATtgcattttctctgccttttgtggCCAGTGGTTTTGTTGTTGTATATTACAATTAATTATGGTGATACATTTAGAAGGCCTGCATTCTCTTTTCCTGCCTACTCACTTTGGTTCTGGGTGATCGCCAGTTATTAATTGATCATGTTGAACTTGAGTGAGTTTTACACCTGCTCAGGGTGGATATGTGGGAAGCCCAGGGGGATTACTAAGCTCCTTGTCTTGGTGGGGGTCGAATCCCAACCGTCTTCTCTGGAAATGTTGCCACCGGTTGGCTTTGTTGGGGCAGGCCCAGAGTAGGGCTTCCTGTGGGTCTGGTCGCTGCTCCGGACGCCTGACTGTGTGGGGTCCTAGCAGCATGTGGGGGCTCCCCCTCCGTCCTGCGGCACACGCTCAATGTTAAGCCTCCGGTGGTGTTGCCCCGAGCGCAGACAGCCCTGCCACCTTGGACACATTTACAGCAGCCTCTCACGCAGACTCACGCACGTTCCCTCCCTCCTGATGCCCCACTCCTGGGATTCTAGCTGCTTCTGCTGCCCGAGCGCGGGGGGCCTTCCTCCTCGGCAAGCGGGCCGTCGTGTTCTGCGAAAACCCCAGCCCACTGAACGGCCTTCGGGACGCTGGCCTGGGCAGAGCACGTGTGCACGCTTCCTCTCAGCAGCCGGTCTGTGCCCGAAGACGGAAGGCTCGTCGCTGTTCTTGGGTCGTGTCGTTGAGGGAGCGCTAGACTACCAGCGCTCCGCGGGTTTCCCCGGTATCGTTCCGTTCTCCAGACTCAACACTCGTCTGTTCTGGGAGGTTCCTGAGGAGCCCTGCAGGTGTCATTCCTGTCTGCCTCGGTGTGGGCCCCACGGAGACAGGCAGCTACCAGGCTCTCTTACCCACCTATCGCCGCTAGAACGGTTGGAGGACGTGGCTAGGTGTGTGGCTGCTGAGACAGAACCAGGCAGACTCCTGTCAGGCACAGCCTGTCCTGGAAAACCGTAGATGACACCCCCTGCCCAAAAGAGGTCACGGTTTTACGCTGAGATTGCCCTGTCCAGGCAGACCCCAGCCGACGCTCTCTGCAGGCGGGCGGGCCCCAGAGTCTGCAAGCAGAAAGGagtggagcggggggggggggggggcgggggggaggggaggggcgaggggaggggagggggggaacacTGACGGACGTCTGTCCTCACGGAGGAGACCTCGGAGTGGGGAGCGGTGTCTCCCTAACAAACAGGGAGGCCCACGAGTGTTTGTCGGGGCCCGGATGTGCGTGCCTCTGTGGGGGTGCCTGCACCTCCCTGAGCTGTGTGTCCATCTTTGGGGCCGTGCGCCAGAAAATTCTTGTAAACCGGTCCTGAGTCTTGTGATGCAGCAGCCTCCTGCAGAAGCGTTTTCAGAAACGCCATCAAGTTCTCGGGGTGTTCTCACTgtcggcggggcggggggcatgCAGGTGGCAGGAGAGACCTCGGATTCTTTGTAGGAAAGGTATGGAGGTCGTCCAAAGGCGCTCTCTGGAGTTCACAGGCCAGAGCCCCGAGGAGGGTGGGGAGTGCTCCTACAGGCCGGCTTTCAGGCCCGAGACGTCAGGCGAGAGccccagggaggagagaaagacccACCGCTGACTCAGCCCGTCACCCGGGTCCCAAGTGACCCTGTGTGTCCGTCCATCCGCGGCCCCCCGGCCCTCACGCGCTTCTCGGGGACGCCCCTGCTTCCTGTAGGGCCGCACCCCTGTGCAGCGGATGCCTTGGCTTTGTGCAGCCTGCTTCTCTAATGATGAGGTTTTTCTCACGACGAGGATCAGAGGTCACTGCCCGCCAGGAGTTCTCCGTGACCCGTGCCCTCAGTCCACACCCGTGCTGTGGGCCAGTGGTCACCGTGTCCTTCCCGTGTACCGGCCGCCGTGTGACCTCCAGCTTCTGGGACACTCGGACGTGAGCCCGACACTCTCGATCTCCCCGTGTCTGCCCCGGAGCCTTCCTGACGGGCAGAGGCTGTTCGGGGACGTCATCGCGCACAGAGGGAGGTCGGGAGGTCTGCGTTTTCAGATTCACGCAAACGTAGCTCGTGTGAAATGGTGAGGAACGAGGCGCCAGTAAGACACTCGGGCAGGTTTCCAAGTGCAACACgagcgtggggaggggcagttaGTCACGCGGGCGAGCGCCAAACAAACAAAGCACGTGCAACAGAAAACTAAGTCCTGGGAGACGGCCCGGAAGCAGCTCAAACCAGGAAGACAACTGTTGTGTCCCGTGTTGCCAGGACGCCCACGGCCCGGTATAAAGGCGGCCCAGGCAAGGAGCCTCCAGAcgtccccgccctcctccctcccggaCACCGGCCGAGCCCCACGCCGACATGTGCCACACCAGCTGCTCCGCAGGCTGCCAGGCTTCCTGCGGCTCCTCCGGCCCCTGCCAGGCGTCCTGCTGTGTGCCCGTGAGCTGCAAGCCCGTGTGTGTGCCCGTGAGCTGCAGACTCGCCGTGTGCGTGCCCGTGAGCTGCAGGCCCGCGTGTGTGCCCTCCTGCCAGTCCTCCGTGTGCGTGCCCGTGAGCTGCAGACCCACATGTGTGCCCTCCTGCcggccctcctgccccaccctggtCTGCAGACCCGTGTGCTGTAGCTCCCCGTGCTGCTTCTGACCAGGGGTCTCCTAACACCTGCTCCGGCGGCAGAGGGGGCCCCACCCGTGCCCCTCCGGTGAGGACCAAGTCTTCGCCGGGCCTCCGGTTCTGCGCGTGGCAGCTCAAACATTCCCGACGAATCGTCTGAACCCTGGGGCGAGGACGGAGCAGGACGAGCCGCATCCCCCTGTGACCCTGCGTGTCTCCGCCAGGGTCCTTCTCTGTCTCCGGCGGGGAACCCAGCCCGTGTGAGCCCAATAAATCGTGCCTTCCTGAGGCAGCTTTCTActcctgtctctctgtttctgcgTGTCCTGCCCACTGAGTCGGCACTACGGAGCGGGGAGGGCTAATCCCCTCCTCAAGGTGGCTCGTCCGCGCTGGGGGCTCCCGGTGGAGGGAGTGGCCGCCGGCCTCAGGCCCCCGTGATCCGTGGCCTGGTGCGTGTGGCTGCGGCCAGCGACTCGCCCTTTTCCAAGGCTGCTCTTCCTTCCCCTGGCTGTCAGTTCCggccctcaggtcatgattcacttGTGTCGCTGGTCCGCGTGCGGCCCAGTGTTAATTGACTGATGATCAGTTGTTATTATAATAAACCCCACGAACCCACTACCCAACGTGGAAACTAGAGCACCGTCGGTAATTCACCCCGGGCTTCTCAGGGAAACCGCTGTTAGAATCGTGTGCTACCTTCTAAAAGAGAGCGGAGTCACCTCTGCGTGGCCCTGAAGCGCGTGTTTTCTCATGCAGGGCCCTGAGGGACGTCGGAAGGTCTTGTCCTGCACTCCTGGCCTCGGACTCACTTTCTTCACTCCGAGCACTGTTGCTCGGATTTCTCTCGGGTCCCGTGTCGTGTCGTGTGTCCTCTTGACCCTTCCCGCCTGCTCCATGCTGGGGCTGCTTCGGGTGAAACCTGCTCCCGTAGATGGGCAGGTGTGGGTGCCGAGGGAACGGGGGACCGGGGGGCCTGGCCGTGGACTGTCCATGCCCTCCTTTGGCACCTGTGACCTTTCCGTTTGGGGCAGCCGACCGCCCGTCCCCCGGCAAGGCTCTCTGTCTGTCTGGCAGTGTCTCAGGCTGGTGGGCAGGTGCATGggagcctgccccccccccccccccaggaacaCGCACCTGTTGCAAGCCCCAGGCAACGGTGGAGAGGCAGGGACACCAGCTTCTCACCCACCTTGTGTCCAAAGCCACTGCACCTTCATGCCTGGTTTCTGGGGGTTGTTTTGTAATGAATTTTCTGAGTCGGAGAAGTGGGTGCGTTTGTGACCCACCGGCGGTCTAGTCTGCCgccacctcccccccgcccccaccgcccccggcTTTGCTCCCAGCTGAGGTCGAGAGGCCTGCGCTGCGGACAGGAGCCCGgctgccctcccaccccagggATGGCCTCCGGAGCCTCAGTCCTTCCTTCTCACCCAGCTCTGCGGTGACTAGATGTCACAGTACCTGGATCCTGCCcgaccccacccccaggccccgtTGTCCCTGAGCTCCCGAGGAGGCCAGCGGGGGCCGGGAGGCAGGTCAGCTCTCTGgatgtggctcttttttttttttatttaaattttagttaacatgcagtgcacTATTGGTTTCAAGGAGTAGAATTCTTTggttcatcccttacatacaacacccagagctcatcacaagtgtcctccccagtgcccatcacccacttagctcctccccccccacctccctccattcccCCCCAGCTCGTTCTCTGTCATTGAGAGTCTCTTgtgggggtgcccggggggctcggttggttaagtgtctgacttcagtttaggtcacgatctcctggttcatgggtttgagccccttgtcgggctctgtgttgacagctcagagcctggagcctgttggatcctgtgtctccctctctctctctctgcccctcccgtgctcatgttctgtctctctgtctctcaaaaatgaatatatggtaaaaaaaatttttttaaagagtctccgtggtttgtttccctctcttctcttcaccCCCTTCatatgtgttcatctgttttgtttctacatatgagtgaaatcatacagtatgtgtctctctctgactgacttatttcactttgcaaaatACACTTTAGCTCCaaccatgtagttgcaaatggcaagatttcattctttttcattgctgagtagtattccattatatatatatatatatatatatatatatatatatatatatatacacaccacatcttctttatccattcgtcactggatggacatttggactctttccataatttggctgttgtccatagtgctgctataaatatcgggATGCgtgtgctcctttgaatcagcattttttgtatccttcaggtaaatactcagtagtgtgattactgggtcgtagggtaggtctattttcaactttttgaggaacctccatactgtttccagagtggctgcacaagtttgcgttcccaccagcagtgcaagagggttcccctgtctccacatcctcgccaacacctgttgtttcttgagtcgttaatgttggccattctgacaggtgtgaggtggtatctcattgttgttttgatttctatttccctgatgatgagtgatgtggagtattttttcatgtgtctgttggtcatctggatgtcttctttggtgaagtgtctgttcatgtcttttgcccatttcttcactggatatttgtttttcgggtgttgagtttgagaagttctttatagattttggatactaatcctttatctgacatgtcgtttgcaaatatcttctcccattttgtcggttgccttttagttttgctgattgtttccatcactgtgcagaagctttttatcttgatgaggtcctgatagttcatttctgcttttgtttcccttgtctctggagacatgtcaagtaagaaattgctgaggccgaggtcaaagaggttgctgcctattttctcctctagcatttttatggtttcctgtctcatatttaggtctttcatccattttgagtttatgtttgtatatttttatttttgtgtaagaaagcggtccaggttcattcttctgcatgtcgctgtccagttttcccagcaccacttgctgaagagactgtctttattccattggatattcgttcctgctttgtcaaagatgagttggccatacgtttgtgggtccatgtctgggttctctattctgttccatcggtcggagtgtctgttcttgtgccggtaccatactgtcttgatgatgacagctttctaatacagcttgaagtctgggattgtgatgcctccagctttggttttctttgtcaggattcctttggctgtttggggtcttttctggttctgtggATGTGGCTTTTGAGTCCTGGAGGCACCAGTACTTCCAAGGGCAGTCTCGCTACTGGCCGTCTGAGATTTCCAGCCCCTTTAGTCTTCCTTAGGGACAGGTGATCAACTTAGAGCTGCAGAACTGCTTTTACGACCTTTTAGCTGCACGGACTGGAACCTATTACATTGTTTGAATTTGGGGGACTTTGGTAAACTGAGCCAGTTGACTCggatgtatgtatacatgcaccCACGTACTTGcatattatgtatgtatgcacacacacacagtatatatgtatgcacCGTGCACACACCAGTGTATATCCCtcgtacacacatgcacacacatgcacgagGCATCTGGTTTCCCCAGCCAGCAGTGGGAGGTGAAACCCACAGAGTAGAGATGGGGTGTGGACAGTGACATAACAGCACCCCCTGAAGCTCCTCCTCAGAGGCCCCACTCAGCCTGCTCAGAGCCTATGGGACCCTCAGGCCACTCGGAGCCTCTGTTCTCTGGTGCTGCTTTTCCACATCGGGCATGTCTTAGGAATGAGGTTTTACAACATGAGAAACCAAAGAGGAGAACGGAAATCTGACAAATGTATTAATTAGGAAAAGGTCCTCCAGGAAAGTGCGATTTTCTTCAAAGCCAcgataaagggaagaaaatgagcaAGGCTGAAACGGGGCCTGTGGGCTGTGTTTCCACCCGCCCCGGGAAGGAGGTGTGTGGAGAGGGGAGGCTGGTGTGGGTCGGGACGGGACAGATCTCGCTGGGCTCCTTGATGTGACCGGAGTGGTTCCTCCAGGACTTGGAGGCCGGGAATGGATGTCCTGCAGCAGGTGGGGGCACCAAAAGGGACAGGCGTGCAGgcgagggcagggcaggaggactGTCATACACAGGGCCACCCGCACCTCACGGGGCACGCACGtgtgcatacacatgtgcacacacacccagcTGCACACaagggcacacacacatacacgtgtgggcacacacagggcacacaTGTACGCACAGGTGCACACAagggcacacacatgcatgcacatgcacacacacacacacacacggcactcACACACTGCGCTGTGCTTTATCGGGTCCCTTGTCACACTGGCTGATGGGAATTCCCGTGAAGCTCACAGTGTAGGCGGGACACAGGACACAGGACGCCGGTTTGGGAACCTTTGGCTACTTTGCCGTGTGAGAGGCACATGGTGAGAAAAGGCTGCCGGCAGAgtccagagaagggaaaagagtttTACTGGGTTAGAAAGGCCTCCCTAGCGCCCCCCACAGGAACCCTACTTGAGGCTGGGGTGGTCACCGCAGGGTGTTTCTTCACCCATGTTCTGGGACAATGTGTTATATTCCTTAGTGGTTTTTAACATTTACAAGGCATCATAAACTGTGCAcacttttaaacattaaaaaaatttttaatgtttgtttatatttgagagagagacagaatgtgagcgggggaggagcagagagagagggagacacagactccgaagcaggctccaggctctgagctgtcagcacagagcccgacgcggggctcgaactcacagaccacgagatcacgacctgagctgaagttggacgcttagctgactgagccacccaggcgccccctgagtcaatttctttaatggttcAAAGTTATTCAAGTTTTAAATGGCTAATTTGGGAAAGTTAcatatttttagagattttattggGATTAAGTTGTTCATAATAGtcgttatttaaaaaatctccatTATATCTGTAGTCCTGTCGCATTTTTTATCCCTAATTTCCTAATAGTCTTTATTTGTGCTTTCTTGTTTATTCCACTGGCCAGTCTTGTCACATAGTTGTTTTTTCATAGAATCATCCTTGGCTTTGTTGAGCTGTGTGGTGTGattattttctattccattaattTCTGCCTATGATTTTGCTATTTCTGTACTGAGTAACTTTAACAACATTTCCATGACACTCTCCATAGAAAATCTTCGGAAAACCGAGCACAGATGCTTTCAGTATGTCGTAGAGTGGAAGGAAGCCAACAGGGAAATCCCAGCCCCTTGTTTTACagtgacaataaattcatatttctgACCTGCTGTGGCTGAGCCTCATTCATTATGGCagaaaccagtttttttttcagtctcattGAAATTCTTTGTTGACAGGTATAAAGGAGTCAGTGTATATACACCATGAGCTCAGCTTTTTAGGCCACaatgaaatacatgaatataatgtttaacctgaaaataaaatacacgCTATCTTACCGTGTATTGGGAGGTTTTTGAGACAAAATACTGTGTCTCATCTATAGCTAAAGAAAAGTATTTGCCACTTGCCGAATTCTGAATATGTTGACCATTGATGTCCTTTTTCTGCTTGCCCCTGTCATGTTTGAGGACAGTGTCTCACAGTCTCCCTGTGACAGGAGCTGTCACTCCTCCTTGGAATGCACCAGACATTGATATTTGAGGCTATACTTTGTGGTACATAGAAGGTCAGGATCATTCTGTCTTTCTGGGGAGTTGGATTTTATCATCACAAATGAGACATTCTCTTCATCAGTAATGGTGCTTTCTACCCTCAAGTACGTGTTGTCTATTAAAATAGTTGTACTAGATGTTTTGGGTTAGTGTTTGCTAGGTGTCTCTTGTTCTCTGTTCACTTTCAACCTTTCTGTCTGCGTGCTCTGGACCAGGGGTTGGCACCCTTTTTAGGTAAAGGACCAGGCAGCAGCTGTCTGCAGCCTGTGGGCCTCCCGGTTGCTGCTGCAACCACGAAGCCCTGCTGTTGCAGCACGAGTTGCCATAGACAGGGCGCAAGCAAGGAGCGTGGCCATGTCCAGTGAGCCTCGCGGACACCTGGGCAGAGGCCCAGTGCTGCCCCGAGGGAGGGGTCCAGCCTGTACCCTGACTCAGACCACAACAGCACAGAGCTGAATTTCGTTTCTAAAAGATTCGATCTCTGTTTTTTAACTGGAGAGTttagtctatttatatttattatgatcactaatatatttgaatatatttctatCATCTTATTTTGTGATCGTCTTTGCCCCACCTTTCCATGCTGCTTCTCAAACGTCACATTGACATTTTAcaagtttccttttgttttctgtcttctctggttCTGAAGTTCCTATGCTTTCTATTCTTTGATTGGCGGTCCTTAGGATCTCCGTGAGCATCCCTCATGTGGTCTGGCATCAGTCACGGCCCTTCTCACCTGTACATAAAGCAGATTCCCTCCAGCTTACCGGCATCGTCTGTCCAGGGCTCTggtttgcctttaaattttttctaatccCACTAATTAGCATTGCTGCTATTCTCCTCGGTTAATATTTGTTTATCCACATATCTACCAGCTTCTTAAGTCACTGCCCCGCTCCGCCTCCCCGATGGTTCGCCCTGGGTCTGGTCCTCCTCCCTGGGGGCGTCCTGCAGGTGCTCCTGTGTGTACACTGCTGATGAGTGAGCTTGCCCGGGAACGTgcatggaggtggagggaggtaCGCGGACCTTTCCGTCTGCCTCACCGCCTCCTCGTGTGCAGCTATGGAGCCCACTGCAGCCGCTCCCCGTGGGCAAGCTGGGCTGTTCTCTGGCTGCTTCCAGCACATTCTGTCCTGAGAACTCCCGGTGCTCGTCATGTGGGGGGCACTTGGGCCTCTTGCACTTGCCTGTGCTGCTCTTGGGGACCCGAGGAGGTCCTTCATCGCCCCTCGAAGACAGCTTCTGCCCCTAGTtctctctggtctcttcctctggAAGAGCAATTAATTGACTACCGGACCTTCTCCGTCTATCTTCCAAGTCTCCGGGCCACGCTTTGTCCTCACGGGGTCCCTGCAGCTCAGCGCTGTGGCTCGTGGCAGCCCGTGGCAGTGCACCCGCCCCGCCGTCTCTCCACGCAGAGGGCTTTCGCTTCAGTGGTTTTACCCGTTTTAGCTTTAGAGGTTACATTTGGTTCTCCCGAGTGCacgtatcttaaaaaaaaaatggaaccttCTTCCTCTTTCATGTTTCTTGTTTCATCTTTTAGTTTCACCCGTTTGAAGCTCACATATTCAACGTCTGTGGTGGGATTTCTACAGTGTGACGTTCTCGGGCGGCTGCTGTCTCTGTGGCGCTTTGCCCTCACGGACGTGTGCGCTCACGCGTTTCGCATCTGCGTCGCGAGCTCACGCTTCTGCTTCTGTAGTTGTGTCGACTCTGAAAAGCCCGGACTGCAGGTGTGTGCCTCTGGAGAGGTGCGCCAGGACTGGCGTTGAGCTCACGGCGCGTGGCGTCTCGCTGAGCACCCACGACGGCCTCCGGAGCCGGGCACTGGCAAGCACCCCCGTCACAGATGGGGACGCGGAGGCTGCGGAGGGGCTGTCCCAGGTGACAGTCTGTAGATGGCAGGGCTGCCGCTCAAACCCAGCTCCGGCCGCCCGTGCAGCGGGGCTCTTGACGCCGCCGCGCCTCGTGGATGGGGGCGCTGGGCCGCCGTGCgagtgaggggaaggggaaggaggcccGGCCCGCCGGGAGAAGCTCAGAACAGGGTGCGGCCGTGAGCGCACAGCACGGTGCACCTGCTCCTGGCACACGTCCCTCCGCGGCCTCCTGTGTTCTGTCTGCAGCGGCACCTTCACCCGGCCTGATGGCACACAGCCGTCCACCCCGGGCCCCGGGGCAGATGTGGTGTCAGGGCCAGGGAAGGGCCCCGCGGCGGTGTCCTGCTCCTCTCCGTCCCCAAGGGAAACGCGCCAGGAGCACCACAGCCCCGCGGTGCTGATGGCCACAGGCGCTCCTCGGGACACTGGCCAAGGAGGCTGTAGGCGCTGTGCTCAGGCGAGAAGGCCGCGCTGCTCTCGGCCAAGGGCAGATCGGTGGCAGAAAGCGCCGGCCCAGGGAGCCGAGGGGAACGGCCCAGCCGGGCTCCGCCGTACCCTGTGCCAGCTTGGTGCCGGTCTCCCCGCGGTGGCGCTGACCCAGGAGTGCTCCCTCATGGCTCTGGCCCAACATCCCGGGCGCAGCAGTGAGGGCAGCACGGCAGCCAAACCCGCGCGCTCGGCCTCGCTGGCTGCAAACAGTCTcatttgtcagtgcagagtccgacgcggggctcgaactcacgaactgtgagatcatgacctgagctgaagtcagatgcttaactgactgagccacccaggcgcccctgaaaagtaTTCTCTATACAAAAAAGTCCAACTAACTAACAAGCAATGCCTCCACGTACAGAAGCACATAAAAGGTAGTAATGTTCTGCTCACATGAATGCAGGGTTCCTACTGGTCTTCCTAATTgggttttatttacatattttgtttatttttattcattttttaatatacatccaagttagttagcatctagtgcaacaatgatttcaggagtagattccggtgattcatcccctatgtataacacccggtgctcatcccaacaagtgtcttccttaatgccccttacccatttagccatccccccccccaagcccctccagcaaccctctctgttctctatatttaagagtctcttatgttttgtccccctccctgtttttatattatttttgcttccctttccttatgttcacctgtttagtatcttaaatttctcatatgggtgaagtcatatgatatttgcctttctctaatttcacttagcataatacactctagttccatccatgttgtggcaaatggaaggatttcatttttttttttttttgattgccgagtatatctccttgtggttttgatttctatttccctgatgatgagtgatgtggagcattttttcatgtgtctattggccatctggatgtcttctttggaaaagtgtctgttcatgtcttttgcccatttcttcactggatcacttgttttttgggtgttgagtttgataagttctttatagatttttggatactaatcctttatccgatatgttgtttgcaaatatcttctcccattctgtcggttgccttttagttttgctgattgtttccttcactgtgcaaaagctttttattttgatgaggtcccaataattcaattttgcttttgtttcccttgcctccagagatgtgagtaagaagttgctacagctgaggtcaaagaggttgctgcctgttttctcctctaggattttgatggcttcctgtcttacgtttaggtctttcatccattttgagtttctttttgtgtctggtgtaagaaagtgtccaggttcattcttctgcatgaagagactgtctttattccattggatattctttccggctttgtcaaagaatagttggccatacgtttgtgggtccgtttctgggttctctagtctgttccactgatctgagtgtctgtttttgtgccagtaccatactgtcttgatgattacagatttgtgatacagcttgaagtccgggattgtgttgcctcctgctttggttttctttttcaagattgctttggctatttggggtcttttctggttccatacaaattttaggattgtttgttctagctctatgaagagtgctggtgttattttgataaggattgcattgcatgtgtagattgctttgggtagtattgacattttaacaatatttgttaatccatcagcatggaatatttttccatttttttgtgtcttcaatttctttcataagc
Encoded here:
- the LOC123610482 gene encoding keratin-associated protein 12-1-like, coding for MCHTSCSAGCQASCGSSGPCQASCCVPVSCKPVCVPVSCRLAVCVPVSCRPACVPSCQSSVCVPVSCRPTCVPSCRPSCPTLVCRPVCCSSPCCF